From Candidatus Methanomethylophilaceae archaeon:
TGGGCCGCATGGGTTATGCATTATTATGGCGCATATGCCGGCCTCGGCGCAGAGCTCCGGCATCCCTGGGTCCCTGAGCCCGTTGACGTCGTTTATTATGTCCGCGCCCAGATCCGCCGCCTTCCTGGCCACCGCGGTTTTCATGGTGTCCACCGACACCGGCACGCTCAGAGACGGGACTATCTCCCTCAGAACGGGCGCCAAACGCGATATCTCAATCTCGGCCGAGATCGGAGACGAACCGGGACGGGTGGACTCCGCGCCCACGTCTATGATCCCTGCCCCTTGGTCCTCCATCTCGAAGGCATGGCGGGCGGCGGCGCGAGGATCCGACCAAACGCCGCCGTCGGAGAAAGAATCGGGCGTCACATTGAGGATGCCCATTACTATAGGCCCTCCCCGGAGGGAGGCTCTTTGGAATTCCATGCTCAGAGCAGCCCGTCGATGATCTCCACGAGATCCTTCACTTCGACCTTCCTGTCCCCTTTGGCGGAAGCCAGATTGTTGACGCAGAACGGGCAGGTCGTTATGATCACGTCGGCGAACGACGCCTCATCCAGCCTGGTATTGGCGATGTCCATGGACTCTTCGGGATACGCGGATCTGACTCCTCCGCCTCCTCCGCAGCAATGGCTGGTGCTGCGGTTGAATTCCATCTCCCTGAAGTCCAGGCCGGGAATCTTCTTGATGACTTCCCTGGGCGCCTCGTACACGCCGCAGTGCCTTCCCAGATGGCAGGGGTCGTGGTAAGTGGCGACAACTCCATCCATCGGCTTCAGCTTCAGATCCTGCTCTGCGAGGAATTCGGTGATGTGGAGCACCTTGAACGGGACGTCCACGTATTTGGGGTACTCAATCTTGAACATCCTGTAGCATCCGGCGCAGGCGAGGACCAAAGTCTCTACACCCATGGCGCGGATGGCCTCGACGTTCTTCTTCATGAGCTCAGTGACGTCGTCCAGGGGCCATCCGACCCTCTGCATGACGGATCCGCAGCATACCTCGTCCACGGCAGTGTAATCAACTCCGAGCTTGTCCAGTATGGAGAAGGTCGCCTCCGCGGTCTTCTTGGATCTGTACGTGGCGGTGCAGCCGACGAAATACCCGATCTTCGCTTTGTGCGGCTCTTTCCCCAGCGTCTGGCGCCTTGAAGCCTTCTCCCCGAAAGGGTTGCCATCGGCCAGGATGTTCTCGCACATGGCCTTGTGCTTCGGGAGGATGTTGCCGCTCTTCACGAGGTCGGCGCGGCACATCTCGATTATATCGACGATATCCACTTTGGATGGGCATCTCCTCACGCAATCCGCGCAGGTGGTGCACGTGTACATGTTCCTGACGAGGGATTCGTCCGGCTGAAGGTCGCCGTTCAGAAGACCGTAAGTAAGCACGATGCGTCCCCTGGAAAGAGCCGAATCCCACCCGATAGCTTTGAACGAGGGGCAGACGCTCTTGCAGAACCCGCACATGGTGCAGACGTTGACGGCCTTCCTGACCGCCTCCAGCTTGTCCGCTTCGAAAGTCATTCGGCCACCTTCGGTATGGTGACGCTTCCGTCCATGAGGACGATGACCTTCGCGGACGGGTCTTTCTTGAGGGCCTCCGCAACCGCGTCGGCAACGCTCGGATATGGAGTTATGTTGGCTTTCCTCAGGATCTCCGGGTCCAAATCGGTCACCGCGCATATGTTCGCCCAGGTGGCGATCTCGGCCATCTTGGCAGCCTTGTGGTATCCCAGCTTGTACTCGGCCTTCAGGTTCTCCAAGACTTTCTTTGGGTCCGAAGAGGAAGACAGCTGAGTGAGGAAGGTGGCATGGCCGATGCCTTCCCTGCATTTGGAGACCATTATGATGGTTCCGCCCTCCTTCAGAGCCCATTTCCCGTTGTCCAAAGCCTTCTGCGACTGGTACAGATCGACGTCCATGGGGTAGGGGGCGACGGAGATGACGATCCCCGCTTTCTCAGGGATGGGGACCGAGAACACCTCGTTGGCCCAGCCCACGGCGCGGGCGAAGGCCTGGTTCAGGTCCCCGGAAGCCACTTTGTATATGTTCTGGTGCCTGTCGAGGACCATCTGGATGGAGAATATCTTCTTGCCCTTGACGACGGCCAGCGCATCCATCATGTCCTCGTGGACGGGGTTGCCTTCAAGAGCGAGGGACTGGGCGTCCATGCTCATCGCGAGCTTGTGGTTCGCTTCCACGGTCCTGAAGGACGCCACTCCGGGCAGGAACGACTTCCTCCCTCCGGTGTATCCGGCGAAGTAATGGGGCTCCACCGAAGTGATTATGACGAGGCGGTCGGCATCCACGGCGATCTTGTTGACTTCCATCGGGGTGCCGTTCTTGGACGTCCCCAGATTCACGCACTCGGATTTCTTGGCGTCATGGCAGATTATGCGGTCTTTGAGCTCGGC
This genomic window contains:
- the folP gene encoding dihydropteroate synthase, with amino-acid sequence MEFQRASLRGGPIVMGILNVTPDSFSDGGVWSDPRAAARHAFEMEDQGAGIIDVGAESTRPGSSPISAEIEISRLAPVLREIVPSLSVPVSVDTMKTAVARKAADLGADIINDVNGLRDPGMPELCAEAGICAIIMHNPCGPKDQHSSLMGDGYMDEIRDFLRERAAAALEAGIPRQKIALDPGIGFGKTPEQNLMVLRNSRFFSDGYPVLMASSRKRFLSLAYPGMDRDEASAEAAWESVRWGADMVRVHNVALTVRKLDRPR
- a CDS encoding 4Fe-4S dicluster domain-containing protein encodes the protein MTFEADKLEAVRKAVNVCTMCGFCKSVCPSFKAIGWDSALSRGRIVLTYGLLNGDLQPDESLVRNMYTCTTCADCVRRCPSKVDIVDIIEMCRADLVKSGNILPKHKAMCENILADGNPFGEKASRRQTLGKEPHKAKIGYFVGCTATYRSKKTAEATFSILDKLGVDYTAVDEVCCGSVMQRVGWPLDDVTELMKKNVEAIRAMGVETLVLACAGCYRMFKIEYPKYVDVPFKVLHITEFLAEQDLKLKPMDGVVATYHDPCHLGRHCGVYEAPREVIKKIPGLDFREMEFNRSTSHCCGGGGGVRSAYPEESMDIANTRLDEASFADVIITTCPFCVNNLASAKGDRKVEVKDLVEIIDGLL
- the larA gene encoding nickel-dependent lactate racemase, which encodes MMIDVKYGKDGVQKVDIPDANYLGTFYPKDVVCGDPDEVIGESIGNPLGCGSLEEFLEGGKDIVFIVNDGTRPTPTAKVLDALSKRMDLRKARYLIATGTHRDMTSEEYDFVFGSHYAELKDRIICHDAKKSECVNLGTSKNGTPMEVNKIAVDADRLVIITSVEPHYFAGYTGGRKSFLPGVASFRTVEANHKLAMSMDAQSLALEGNPVHEDMMDALAVVKGKKIFSIQMVLDRHQNIYKVASGDLNQAFARAVGWANEVFSVPIPEKAGIVISVAPYPMDVDLYQSQKALDNGKWALKEGGTIIMVSKCREGIGHATFLTQLSSSSDPKKVLENLKAEYKLGYHKAAKMAEIATWANICAVTDLDPEILRKANITPYPSVADAVAEALKKDPSAKVIVLMDGSVTIPKVAE